One genomic window of Desulfurococcus mucosus DSM 2162 includes the following:
- the cysS gene encoding cysteine--tRNA ligase translates to MVEILPDVKVYDTLSRGLKELRPVEPGIVKMYVCGPTVYDYTHIGHGKTYVIYDAFKRYLSLRGYHVVHVMNITDIDDKIIRRSHEEGRDWNEIVEEYTRDYISALEKLNVKVDHHPRVSEHIDEIIRFIQGLIDKGYAYVAPSGSVYFDVDKYEDYGRLSGRESRDTWGQEQEFLSEKKNPYDFALWKAAKPGEPYWESPWGKGRPGWHIECSVMSSRYLGSRFDIHGGGTDLIFPHHENERAQSEAYFGSKPWVSIWMHSGLVMVGKDKMSKSLKNIVPLKEAFDKWGPMPLRLWYLSTHYRKPLYFFEEALENAVKLYERLVTAAQLLGKLSREASGLHYARDEDLKVFSQLVSLHRRFHEALSDDFNTAEAMAAVNEYLTILFRDIQHNPRHLLVSTSIKLLREFNSVLGVLDKELEAVGEAEALLDSVIGILVNVRRELRKRGLYDLSDAIRSDLSKIGIQLMDKGLETSWIRVRRSEH, encoded by the coding sequence GTGGTCGAGATCCTCCCGGATGTGAAGGTATACGATACCCTTTCAAGAGGCCTCAAGGAGCTGAGGCCTGTTGAACCAGGCATAGTTAAAATGTATGTATGCGGCCCCACAGTGTACGATTACACACACATAGGGCATGGGAAAACCTACGTAATCTACGATGCTTTCAAGAGGTACTTATCCCTGCGGGGCTACCATGTAGTGCACGTGATGAATATAACCGATATAGACGACAAGATCATAAGGCGCTCTCACGAGGAGGGCAGGGATTGGAATGAGATAGTGGAAGAATACACACGTGACTATATATCAGCCCTCGAGAAGTTGAATGTCAAGGTAGACCACCATCCACGCGTCTCAGAACACATTGATGAAATAATACGGTTCATCCAGGGACTTATAGACAAGGGATACGCGTATGTCGCGCCAAGCGGAAGCGTCTACTTCGACGTTGACAAATACGAGGACTACGGACGCCTCTCAGGCCGGGAGAGCAGGGATACATGGGGGCAGGAACAGGAGTTTCTATCCGAGAAGAAGAACCCATACGACTTCGCTCTCTGGAAGGCGGCTAAGCCTGGTGAACCATACTGGGAGAGCCCGTGGGGCAAGGGAAGACCCGGGTGGCACATAGAGTGCAGTGTCATGAGTAGCAGGTACCTTGGCTCCAGGTTCGACATACATGGGGGAGGAACAGACCTAATATTTCCCCACCATGAGAATGAGAGGGCGCAGAGTGAAGCGTACTTCGGCTCAAAGCCGTGGGTTAGCATATGGATGCATTCAGGGCTAGTGATGGTTGGCAAGGATAAGATGAGTAAGAGCCTGAAGAACATTGTACCGTTGAAGGAAGCATTCGATAAATGGGGTCCCATGCCTCTGAGGCTCTGGTACCTTTCCACACACTATAGGAAGCCCCTCTACTTCTTCGAGGAGGCCCTTGAGAACGCGGTTAAGCTGTATGAGAGGCTTGTGACCGCTGCTCAACTGCTGGGGAAGCTGAGCCGTGAGGCGTCTGGACTCCACTACGCCCGTGACGAGGATCTGAAAGTATTCAGCCAACTAGTCTCACTCCATAGACGCTTCCATGAAGCATTAAGCGACGACTTCAATACCGCGGAGGCCATGGCGGCTGTAAACGAGTACCTTACAATACTGTTCAGGGACATTCAACACAACCCGAGACATCTACTGGTCTCCACGAGCATTAAGCTCCTCAGGGAGTTCAACAGTGTCCTAGGCGTGCTCGACAAGGAGCTGGAAGCCGTAGGAGAGGCTGAAGCACTGCTGGATAGCGTTATCGGCATCCTCGTGAATGTTAGAAGAGAGTTGAGGAAGAGGGGGCTATACGATCTCTCGGATGCCATAAGGAGCGATCTATCCAAGATCGGTATACAGTTGATGGATAAAGGCCTTGAAACAAGCTGGATAAGGGTTAGAAGAAGTGAACATTAG
- a CDS encoding recombinase RecB gives MNISSSRKWRSSELIALEYLERQGFRIEEARKKIKVEGVEIGEVDAVAVSRNGVKYAVEVKAGRVDVTGIRQAYVNAVLLGLKPLVVAKGYADDSAAALAKELGVEVIELGDQYLVDAEELEVIVESAVQGFIRRILDVLVKDESVPPQDLEVIDALARSRDIKEFADALKTSVENAMRHVRRIQAKGLLPEDTRSFNELKLYAQLTVLREKVKLLGKILSSCTQQPGK, from the coding sequence GTGAACATTAGCTCCAGCAGGAAGTGGCGGAGCAGCGAACTGATAGCACTAGAATACCTAGAGAGACAGGGATTCAGGATAGAGGAAGCCAGGAAGAAGATAAAGGTTGAAGGAGTAGAAATAGGGGAAGTAGACGCCGTAGCCGTGTCAAGGAACGGAGTGAAATACGCCGTTGAAGTAAAAGCCGGAAGAGTAGATGTAACCGGTATTAGACAAGCATACGTTAACGCAGTCCTACTGGGTTTAAAACCCCTCGTCGTCGCCAAGGGCTATGCAGATGACTCAGCCGCTGCTTTAGCAAAGGAACTCGGGGTGGAAGTAATAGAGCTCGGAGACCAGTACCTTGTCGACGCCGAAGAACTCGAGGTCATAGTTGAGTCAGCTGTACAGGGCTTCATCAGGAGGATACTCGATGTACTAGTTAAGGACGAATCCGTGCCCCCGCAGGATCTAGAGGTAATAGATGCCCTAGCCAGATCCCGCGATATAAAAGAGTTCGCCGACGCATTGAAGACCAGCGTGGAGAACGCCATGAGACACGTAAGGAGGATTCAAGCCAAAGGATTACTCCCAGAGGATACGAGGAGCTTCAATGAGCTGAAACTGTACGCACAGCTCACTGTGCTGAGAGAGAAGGTGAAACTACTTGGGAAAATACTTTCCTCATGCACCCAGCAACCCGGTAAGTAA